The Alosa sapidissima isolate fAloSap1 chromosome 17, fAloSap1.pri, whole genome shotgun sequence DNA segment GCCGAGGCTTTgacagaaatgtcttaagtcaccaaaaCTCCTCCTAACTCCAACTTTGGGATGACCCTGATTCATCTCGATAGAactctgctatctcaatgtatcgcaatggatgtactgctcaacAGGACGTTCGGGCACAAAGCTCATTAGTAACTTTGGAACACTTTGTCATTGTGAAGTGGAAATGTTTCGTATCTGGTTGTTGAACACTTGCCATGTTGGTGTATTTCATATGCTTGAGATCTGATATGATTTTGACTGTGGttatgttctgtgttctgtggctATGCACTGTTTGCTCAGTGTGACAAGTATGGGTGATTTACAAAAAAGAAATGTGGGAGAAATATTTGCTAGTTGTGTCCATATCTGCTGTGCTGACAGAACTGTTATCATGATTGTGCTCTTGTGAATGAGACAATTGCTATTTACACTGATGAAAGTTGGCAAAATGTTATATGTCTGTCTTTTTGTATGTTTACTGTCATATGGAAACTGTTGTAAACCGAAATGTCAAACCTTGTGGCCTTGGCCTTGAGGTCATTTTTAGAACATGCTGAAAGTTAATCATTGAAACTTTATCATTTCATAGATTCAGTACCTCCCCACCCTCCAGTAGCACCTAAAAATATCAAGTTTGGTTCACACATTAGTTACCTCAGATGAAACATAGCCACATCACAGGCTTTACTCTTTTGGATTGGACAGCCAGAACTACACTGGGATTATAAAAGCTGGCGGAAAGTAACAGTCTAGTCACACAAGCAATATGAAGGTCCTTCTGCTCTTGGGATTTGTTGGCATCGCTCTGGCTGAGCTGACCAAATTTGAGGGGTAAAAAGATTACACTTCTCTCAGCCATCACCCAACTGCAGTGTCCAGTGCATGTTCTGATGACAAGTGTGGAGCTCAGATGTAGTGAGAgtgtgttccctctctctctttccccctctctgcaTCAGGGAGCAGGTGTTCCGTCTGAAGCCCACCACTGACGAACATGTGACCCTCATCAAGGATCTGGCCCGCAACATGGAGGTAAAGTGCACGCCACACACCAGTAGGAGCTAGAATGTGTATTCATTAGTCATGTTCACCTTTGCTTTTTTAGGGAACATTTATCTCCTACATGCAAAGAAGATATtccaacatacacagacattgtGAGAGTGTAGCCTTCTCAGGAAATGTCAGTTTAGCATTCATTTATCGTCAGGTTTGCAGGCAACGGGCACCACACTTACAGTGATACACCTACTTACTTTTATAATAAAGCCCATTTTACCAAAGTCATTGTCCACAATAGTAATATTTCTTAAAACAGAGGCCTAACCACAGAGTGATTCTCTTTGAGGCCCGTATACAAAGTAAATGACTGTCTCCAATAAAATGTATCTAGAACAGATAGGATGGGTTACAACTATTACCAACCAGAATTTCCTTAGTTGTTGCATTGGAAAGAGTGTCAATTCACACAAATGAGTCAGTTCACAGAACAATTAGAAATAAGGGCTAACAGATGAAGAAGCATTTATTGTAGTATATCCTCTAATAAAAAACTCTACTAAACATCTACTAAAAAAGCCTTATCTGTCTTCATCGAATTAATATCCTACACATTTGTGTATAATTACACATTTTCTGTTTTAGGATTTGCTATATCGCTATTTTCTACCAGGAAATGTGTGTCATACAGGGTGTGTAAGCATGGATAATAAAATTTGCTAAACTATTTTCCATACAtgtctgtgtatggatgtttgtttgtttctggttAAGGATTATGGTTGAATATGCTGTAGATATAATCTGAACACATCAGTCAGTAAGATACTTACTTAAATATAGTGAGCTAAGATAGCAGTTATGAAATACAGAAAAGCTTCCTCTAGACAAAATGTATCCATAGCTAAGTTATTTCGCAAAAAATAGTTTACTACATCAGAAGctacttttaaaaaaattacATGAACAAAAAAAGTGAACCAGCTTCATGCCAAGTCAGTGCCATTTGAATGACCAATAGCCAATATAACTCAGTCAAACAGATACAGTAACTTAGTAACCTTTAgttacatatgtaggctataacatATGTTCAGTTGACCCTTAATTGTTACTCTCACAGCTCCAAAATCAATTTGGGGGGAAAAAGGCTTCACTTAGCCTAATAGAAAAGGCAGGAGAGAGTGTGCATATGGCATACATCTTTGCAAGCACAATTTTGTTGCTTCAGCTCTGCCATGAAAAATTAGTTTGTCTTACAAATTCACACCGAATAAGGTAATGTCTCCCAGACAATATAATGCAATCAAGGACCAATGCCCTTCTTTTCTCAGATTCAGTTGGACAAATGTGTCATGCTTGTCAGATCCATTGAATAGAACTGAACTTGCATGTATCTGCCAGAAGGAAACTCTACTGTAAGCTTCACAAATGCTCTGGAAAATGTAGCTTCTGTCAATACTACTGCACTACATGGTCAAACACAGCTATAGCTATTGAAAAGCTGTCAGCTTCATAAAATAGCTACGCTACCTACCACCAAGCTACTGAGAAATGTGGTTAAGCTAGTAGCTTCGTCagcatgtttgtttttctgtcagcatgtgtgtgtagctgtgtaaGTTAGTGTGCCAGTGTGGGAGAGAACCATATGTTCAGTTGAGGCTCactttggaatgtgtgtttttataaGAGTTTGTGTCTGGCGCCCTCTGCAGGTGGACTTCTGGAGCCCTGAGAGTGCTGAGCTGGTGACCATCGACATTGATGTAGACATCCACATTCCCGCCTCCCACACCTCCATGGTCTACACCATCCTGAACCAGAGTGACATGGAACACGAGTAAGGCAGTCCTGTTTGTTCAATTATCCCTATCTGCACATGATGTTTATTTCAATACATTatatacaggtgcatctaaaaaaaatgaatatcatggaaaagtCTATTGCCCTGCCCAGGCTGAGAGATTAAAAGCTCATGAAACCATTGCCGGTATTTTGACTTAATTAGCGGATTAGAGCTCTTCTCAGttcaacatttctgtattataaattctttattctaatattttgagatactgGATTTGTTCATTTCCATGAGCTGTAAACCATAATCTTCaagattaaaataaaaaagtctTGAAAGAAATATGTACATTTATGTGTAATGAATCTAGATTAtgaaagtttcactttttgaaataaataatggggaaaaaatattttccatgatattctaattttttttagatgcATCCATAGTGGCAGACACATACACTTCAAATGACACATGCAAATAGTACACAGTAAACTGCACAGAAGTGTTATTTATAGAGAGTAGAGTTAGTACAGAGAGAGTTCATGGTTCCCTGCAGGATTCTGATTGAGGATCTCCAGGCTCAGATTGAGGCTCAGAGGGACGGGCCTAGGGTCAGCCCCAGGTCCCACACCTACACCAAGTACAACAGCTGGGACAAGGTGAGCTTCTCCTTATGCATTTGCATTCTGTGTCAATTTCATCCTTAATTTTGTAATGTCCTCTACATCTTCAGACTGACTCTTCCACCATCTTGCCTCATCCTCCCATCATCTTCTGCATCTGCTGGTTGACCTCTTCCCCTGTCCGTCTCTCCACAGATCCAGGCCTGGATCACCTCCATCACCTCAGCCAACTCTAATCTGATGAGCAGACAGGTGATCGGAAACACCTACGAGGGCCGTCCCATGCACTTGCTGAAGGTACAGACACTGTCCACTAGGAGTCTCTCTTCTCCTTATCACACCATTACAGATGGTACATACTCTTCACTCACTGTCAAAATGGTGCTCTAATACAATGTGTCAACATGCAGCTGTGAAAATGGGAATATATTTTAATCCCTAATAACATATATATGTTTCCTTTTTAACCCTGAGCCCCAGTAAACAGCATACATTTGCTCTCACAGATTGGCAAGCAGACTGGCTCCACCAAGCCTGCTATCTTCCTGGACTGTGGTATCCATGCCAGAGAGTGGATCTCCCCTGCTTTCTGCCAGTGGTTCGTTAAGGAGGTATGACCCACCAGTTAGAAACAGCAACAGCTTTCCACTGCATCTACTCTGAGTTTGTGCTTTTTGAAAACAGACCTCTTGTGTCAAGAGTGAACCTGATGAAGTATTGGCGAAACGCGTCGTTCACTAAAAAATAAACCAGCGAAGAAATTCCACCAGTGTGTGGTGATCCATAACCTTCTTTTTATATCATTGACGACTGCACCTCATCAGCACCTGGAAGGCTGTGCATAGGAACTTTCCTTTTTAGACCTCTTGTGTCTGTTGCAGGCCGTGTCCAGCTATGGAACTGATTCTCAGATGACCAGCCTGCTGGACCAAATGGATGTCTACGTTCTGCCTGTCTTCAACGTTGACGGCTATGATTACACCTGGAAGAGCGTATGTCATATATGTTTGAATGTTCCTCTTGATGCAAAGTCACAGGCATCTGTGATCTTCTTTGTGAAATGTTCCTTGTCTTTTGGACTTGTAGAACAGGATGTGGAGGAAGAATCGCTCCATTAATAGCGGTTCCAGCTGCGTCGGCACTGACCTCAACAGAAACTTTGATGCTGCCTGGTGCAGTGAGTAGAGGATCTTTTTGATGTTTGCTTCTTTCAAACTGAAAAAAACCTACAATTTGAAAGAAGCAATCATCAACTTCAGATAACTTCTCATtaacacaaaataaaataaaacatggaTGGTTTCATTTTTACTTCCCAAAGTGGTCAACAGAAGGTGCTGTTTTCCAGTCTCGTCTAACTCTCCGGTGTCTCGTTTGTGGTCACAGCCACGGGAGCCTCCTCCGACCCCTGCAGCAACACCTACTGCGGCACCAAGCCCGAGTCTGAGATTGAGTCCAAGAATGTGGCCAACTTCATCCGCAGCAACAAGGCCACCATCAAGGCCTACCTCACCATCCACTCCTACACCCAGCTGCTCCTCTTCCCCTACTCCTACACCTTCGACCTGGCTGCTGATCACGCTGAGCTGGTATGATCACACTACAGTAATCCTACACCCGATATGAGTAGCGTCATACACAACACTCGCTACCCACTCAAAATGTTGAACTTTAGAAGATTCTCTCACTAAAGTACTACAATACACAGTTGGGAAGTTGTATGTTCCTCAATCCCAGCTGGATTAATATCTTCAGTTGATGTCACTGTGTTAAATCTTGTCCGTCTCCTCTTTAGATGAGTGTTGCTCAGGGAGCCAGCAATGCCCTGACCAGCCTGTATGGCACCAAGTACACCGCGGGCCCTGGCGCTACCACCATCTGTGAGTTCTCAAATAtcaaaatatcaacaaccttttgCCAGAATTGCAGACTGCATCTTTAATCTGCTATTATGTCTGAAAAATATATTAGCATTGTGCATTACCTGAATGGGCCATCTTCAAGAATGGCACTGGAAAGATTTAACAGATTATTGTTAATTAATTGCAGTCTTTTGTCGTGTTGCTGATTGAAAGCCATATATGATTGATGTGTGTTATCCCAGACCCTTGTGCTGGAATCTCTACTGACTGGGCCTATGACCTGGGTGTGAAGTACTCCTACACCTTTGAGCTGCGTGACGAAGGTCGCTATGGCTTCCTGCTCCCCGAGTCCCAGATCAAGCCCACTTGTGAGGAGACCATGTTGGCTGTTAAGTACATTGCTGCCCACGTGCAGAAGAACCTCTACTAATCAGACTGGATCTTCGGAGGACATTGAAGTGTGTCTCCAGTTGTGTTTTTTCATCATTCCTGTATGAATAGAAATATGGATATGCAGAAATAATAAACACTTGTTAGAAATTCAGGACTGAGTTTTTCCTCAGTGTCAAGCAACTGCCAAAGTAGTTCAGTCTCAAATTAGTCTCAACCCTTTATCTGTAGAGAACACCAATGAAATGAAAGCTTTTACCTGAACATCAAAATAAAATGTGCACTTCTCAGTCATAAATGTCCTATTTTCTCTCAGGTAATTCCATTGGCTAGTTGTTAGCCAAGGTTGAGATATTTAGCGGATATGTGGATATTGTAATAATATTAGTTGCTGTTACTACCAACAGGAAAGAATGTTTCatttaaacaaatgtatttCAGACAAAGCACTTCGACAATTGACACTGATTTTTGAAATTAATCAGTTTTTATCATTTTTGAAATATGGGGATTTTGTCCCCTATCCATAATTTTTGGAAGGGGTTGGCCTACACATAAGTATtatgtagtagtagtattatagTATATAGAAATACATAGTATTTCCCCACAATTAAGTTTCTGCAAAATTCACAATTCTGCAAAATTAGACCCACTAAATATGTAGAGGTCAAATAGAGATTGCACTGTGTAAAGTTAGAAAAAAGCAGCAATACACAACAAATGTTGGTTGCAAGGCAATCAAAAAGAAGTTGTAGACAGAGCAAGGTCTATAAGTATGTAAGTATAGTTAGTTTAATGCCAGATggcacacactggagagagagtATATCATTCATCCTTATTTGACAACACAAACATTGCCCATTATGACCCTTtcaacattaaaaacaaaaacaatgcttgaacgttctatttgggccccaatctacttcctctgcattaagataacatatggaatgttaaaacggaagtcttgtggggccaactatgatgctgataatggaactctcttgaaagggtctataatgtTGAATGTATCTCCTcttgttgattttccaacaagagataacatcctggacctggtctacactacacacaaaggagcatacaaagccacccccctcccccacattggactttcagaccatatcactgttatgctaatgcccgcatacagacaaagggtaaaagcgaacaaaccggttcgtaagcaggtaaaagtgtggcctgagggagcctccgatgctcttcaagactgctttgacaaaacagactgggaaatgtttaagcaggcagccacttacaacaaccggacagacatagaggagtatacagacactgtaacctcttacatcaccaagtgcatcgatgatgtgacccacacaaaagacatcatcactcgggctaactggaagccatggctgacaggggatgtcctcaggctgctgagggccagagacaaagcctacagagctggggatgaagctggcatgagacaacatcccaggtcgtgcgctgaaggactgcgcaggggagcttaaggatgtcttcacagacatctttaacacttccctgaagcaagccatcgtcccatcatgtttcaaagctgccaccatcatacctgtgccgaagaaaactgctccatcctgcttcaatgactaccgccctgtggcactgacacccatcatcatgaagtgctttgagcggcttgtcatgtcacatatcaaagccattctcccccccaccctggaccccttccagtttgcataccgagccaagcggtctacagaggatgcaatctgctctgccctccacccagccctcacccacc contains these protein-coding regions:
- the LOC121688007 gene encoding carboxypeptidase B-like isoform X1; this translates as MKVLLLLGFVGIALAELTKFEGEQVFRLKPTTDEHVTLIKDLARNMEVDFWSPESAELVTIDIDVDIHIPASHTSMVYTILNQSDMEHEILIEDLQAQIEAQRDGPRVSPRSHTYTKYNSWDKIQAWITSITSANSNLMSRQVIGNTYEGRPMHLLKIGKQTGSTKPAIFLDCGIHAREWISPAFCQWFVKEAVSSYGTDSQMTSLLDQMDVYVLPVFNVDGYDYTWKSNRMWRKNRSINSGSSCVGTDLNRNFDAAWCTTGASSDPCSNTYCGTKPESEIESKNVANFIRSNKATIKAYLTIHSYTQLLLFPYSYTFDLAADHAELMSVAQGASNALTSLYGTKYTAGPGATTIYPCAGISTDWAYDLGVKYSYTFELRDEGRYGFLLPESQIKPTCEETMLAVKYIAAHVQKNLY
- the LOC121688007 gene encoding carboxypeptidase B-like isoform X4, with product MEVDFWSPESAELVTIDIDVDIHIPASHTSMVYTILNQSDMEHEILIEDLQAQIEAQRDGPRVSPRSHTYTKYNSWDKIQAWITSITSANSNLMSRQVIGNTYEGRPMHLLKIGKQTGSTKPAIFLDCGIHAREWISPAFCQWFVKEAVSSYGTDSQMTSLLDQMDVYVLPVFNVDGYDYTWKSNRMWRKNRSINSGSSCVGTDLNRNFDAAWCTTGASSDPCSNTYCGTKPESEIESKNVANFIRSNKATIKAYLTIHSYTQLLLFPYSYTFDLAADHAELMSVAQGASNALTSLYGTKYTAGPGATTIYPCAGISTDWAYDLGVKYSYTFELRDEGRYGFLLPESQIKPTCEETMLAVKYIAAHVQKNLY
- the LOC121688007 gene encoding carboxypeptidase B-like isoform X2, whose protein sequence is MLPFIKSAMQNREQVFRLKPTTDEHVTLIKDLARNMEVDFWSPESAELVTIDIDVDIHIPASHTSMVYTILNQSDMEHEILIEDLQAQIEAQRDGPRVSPRSHTYTKYNSWDKIQAWITSITSANSNLMSRQVIGNTYEGRPMHLLKIGKQTGSTKPAIFLDCGIHAREWISPAFCQWFVKEAVSSYGTDSQMTSLLDQMDVYVLPVFNVDGYDYTWKSNRMWRKNRSINSGSSCVGTDLNRNFDAAWCTTGASSDPCSNTYCGTKPESEIESKNVANFIRSNKATIKAYLTIHSYTQLLLFPYSYTFDLAADHAELMSVAQGASNALTSLYGTKYTAGPGATTIYPCAGISTDWAYDLGVKYSYTFELRDEGRYGFLLPESQIKPTCEETMLAVKYIAAHVQKNLY
- the LOC121688007 gene encoding carboxypeptidase B-like isoform X3; amino-acid sequence: MEQVFRLKPTTDEHVTLIKDLARNMEVDFWSPESAELVTIDIDVDIHIPASHTSMVYTILNQSDMEHEILIEDLQAQIEAQRDGPRVSPRSHTYTKYNSWDKIQAWITSITSANSNLMSRQVIGNTYEGRPMHLLKIGKQTGSTKPAIFLDCGIHAREWISPAFCQWFVKEAVSSYGTDSQMTSLLDQMDVYVLPVFNVDGYDYTWKSNRMWRKNRSINSGSSCVGTDLNRNFDAAWCTTGASSDPCSNTYCGTKPESEIESKNVANFIRSNKATIKAYLTIHSYTQLLLFPYSYTFDLAADHAELMSVAQGASNALTSLYGTKYTAGPGATTIYPCAGISTDWAYDLGVKYSYTFELRDEGRYGFLLPESQIKPTCEETMLAVKYIAAHVQKNLY